A genome region from Campylobacter ureolyticus ACS-301-V-Sch3b includes the following:
- a CDS encoding EexN family lipoprotein, protein MKNIFFAFTLLFLVGCEKEAKTKAYYTEHLDEAKIKVQECKKVEKLNETQRLECQNANSAILSSGKNDWEDKSRPDIYKNF, encoded by the coding sequence ATGAAAAATATATTTTTCGCTTTTACTTTGTTATTTTTAGTTGGTTGCGAGAAAGAAGCAAAAACAAAAGCTTATTATACAGAGCATTTAGACGAAGCAAAAATAAAAGTCCAAGAGTGCAAAAAAGTGGAGAAATTAAATGAAACACAGCGTCTTGAATGCCAAAATGCTAATTCCGCTATTCTTAGCTCAGGTAAAAATGACTGGGAAGATAAGAGCAGACCAGACATTTATAAAAATTTCTAA
- a CDS encoding TrbM/KikA/MpfK family conjugal transfer protein, which translates to MSKKYILFFGVLATIFSININASELTGDTKLACEALLCLSSGTRPSECSPSLNRYFSIKEKKWKDTIKARADFLKLCPVDGADIKDPIFADLRDNVLPNSDPRKCTASYFNSHPETKCVRESCGERRCRCVEYKYRPKTSIPSECQRLITHQYTNIRPKNICQNTKWYSDDEWYSGYTQIEISKEEYLKLKDSEIEVSFSNPYIKRRRANLNSPLNKFYKKAPIQKDCWINE; encoded by the coding sequence ATGAGTAAAAAATACATTTTATTCTTTGGTGTTTTAGCAACAATTTTTAGTATAAACATAAATGCTAGTGAGCTTACAGGAGATACTAAACTTGCTTGTGAAGCTCTTTTATGTTTATCAAGTGGCACAAGACCAAGTGAATGCAGTCCGTCGTTAAACAGATATTTTTCCATTAAAGAGAAAAAATGGAAAGACACAATAAAAGCTAGGGCTGATTTTTTAAAGCTTTGCCCTGTTGATGGTGCAGATATAAAAGATCCAATTTTTGCAGATCTAAGAGATAATGTTTTACCAAATTCAGACCCTAGAAAATGCACTGCTAGTTACTTTAATTCCCACCCTGAAACAAAATGTGTAAGAGAAAGTTGCGGGGAAAGAAGATGTCGTTGTGTAGAGTATAAATACAGACCAAAAACTTCAATTCCAAGTGAGTGTCAAAGATTGATTACTCATCAATACACAAACATAAGACCAAAAAATATCTGCCAAAACACAAAATGGTATAGCGATGATGAATGGTATAGCGGTTATACCCAAATAGAAATTTCAAAAGAAGAATATTTAAAACTAAAAGATAGCGAAATTGAAGTTAGTTTTTCTAATCCATATATCAAAAGAAGAAGGGCAAATTTAAATAGTCCATTAAATAAATTTTATAAAAAAGCACCAATACAAAAAGATTGCTGGATAAATGAATAA
- the trbL gene encoding P-type conjugative transfer protein TrbL, translating to MTGKIRADQTFIKISNSKTSSIFRVIVLLVLFTTFSFGAENSDDIFYFLQIGLKSWVPTIKTACLWVFWVLVVIDITWTFGKMALSGFEIGEFLVTLIKKIITIGIFLFLFNIDNWLKYIFNSFIELSENVNAGSVSVTPNNIISTSLKIVGIIFDKVSLWSPGESFLLVMTGLVILIAFLLMAIDLLVAYIKFFVMQIVTFFALALGGLEHFKQIGLNPILTAIKIGIEVFMLQALMSLTFKTILDISKELEKDVNTTLILQILAISLILCMITKIIPGIIEAVFNGAIGDSAGGAAGFRAVATMAGAAAATAAVGIATGSVGATRAMKAASDAHFQNTPYQAPKNTLDAIKQTGKHTMGIASVLAGATKESLKGSFSNLSDKATSKGRMNDIANRIREKMSPIDETKNVSSGTISGANKNETYHSGINS from the coding sequence ATGACTGGGAAGATAAGAGCAGACCAGACATTTATAAAAATTTCTAATTCAAAAACAAGCAGTATATTTAGAGTAATAGTATTGCTTGTTTTATTTACTACTTTTTCTTTTGGTGCGGAAAATTCTGACGATATTTTTTACTTTTTACAAATTGGGTTAAAGTCTTGGGTTCCAACGATAAAAACTGCTTGTTTATGGGTTTTTTGGGTGCTTGTAGTTATAGATATAACTTGGACTTTTGGAAAAATGGCATTAAGTGGATTTGAAATTGGAGAATTCCTTGTAACACTTATTAAAAAAATAATAACAATAGGTATTTTTTTATTTTTATTCAATATAGATAATTGGCTTAAATACATATTTAATAGTTTTATAGAACTATCTGAAAATGTTAATGCTGGCTCGGTGTCAGTAACGCCAAATAATATAATATCTACCTCTTTAAAAATTGTAGGCATAATTTTTGATAAGGTAAGTTTATGGTCGCCTGGTGAAAGTTTTTTATTAGTAATGACTGGACTAGTTATTTTAATTGCTTTTTTACTAATGGCAATAGACTTATTAGTTGCATACATAAAATTTTTTGTAATGCAAATTGTTACATTTTTTGCACTTGCTCTTGGAGGACTTGAACACTTTAAGCAAATCGGGCTTAATCCCATATTGACAGCCATTAAAATAGGAATAGAAGTCTTTATGTTACAAGCACTAATGAGTTTAACATTTAAAACCATACTTGATATAAGTAAAGAATTAGAAAAAGATGTTAATACCACTTTAATTTTACAAATTCTAGCAATATCTTTAATCTTATGTATGATAACAAAAATTATACCAGGAATTATAGAAGCAGTATTTAATGGTGCAATTGGAGATTCAGCAGGTGGTGCAGCAGGTTTTAGAGCAGTTGCTACAATGGCAGGAGCAGCAGCAGCCACAGCAGCTGTTGGTATCGCAACTGGTTCTGTTGGAGCTACAAGAGCTATGAAAGCAGCTAGTGATGCCCATTTTCAAAACACTCCATATCAAGCACCAAAAAATACACTTGATGCAATCAAACAAACTGGAAAGCATACAATGGGTATAGCTTCGGTTCTAGCAGGTGCTACAAAAGAAAGCTTAAAAGGTAGTTTTTCAAATTTATCAGATAAAGCTACATCAAAA
- the trbJ gene encoding P-type conjugative transfer protein TrbJ: MNILISKNKKQAIKKLSIAVLTSMFLTTNSLNASGIPTVDVAAIAQAVMNYAQMMKDYTMQIQQYEQMYSQLQQQMRMVQMQVQNLQSLKNYDWKDLGTILYQTRNVMSKVQGISYDLGNVSRVFEETYKNANEYKDIFKNSPNEKSRNEAYSKQYDEILAKNQNTFKGTLQKLELMESDFDNETKIIAKLKQRSQNSKGALEVAQAGNDLIAYQIDETRKLRKVMMDQSNMMTNYMASQNNKEMMNKAASEKLRAGKNDWEDKSKPNIYKKF; this comes from the coding sequence ATGAATATTCTTATTTCAAAAAATAAAAAACAAGCTATAAAAAAATTATCTATTGCTGTTTTAACTTCTATGTTTTTAACTACAAATTCATTAAATGCAAGTGGTATTCCAACAGTTGATGTTGCTGCGATAGCACAAGCTGTTATGAATTACGCTCAAATGATGAAAGATTACACAATGCAAATTCAACAATACGAACAAATGTATTCGCAGCTTCAACAACAAATGAGAATGGTTCAAATGCAAGTTCAAAATTTGCAGAGCTTAAAAAACTATGATTGGAAAGATTTAGGAACTATCCTTTATCAAACAAGAAATGTAATGTCTAAGGTTCAAGGAATTTCATATGATCTTGGAAATGTTTCTAGGGTATTTGAAGAAACTTACAAAAATGCTAATGAATACAAAGATATTTTCAAAAACTCACCAAATGAAAAAAGCAGAAATGAAGCTTATTCAAAACAATATGATGAAATTTTAGCCAAAAATCAAAATACTTTTAAAGGAACATTGCAAAAATTAGAGCTTATGGAAAGTGATTTTGACAATGAAACAAAAATCATAGCAAAATTAAAACAAAGATCACAAAATTCAAAAGGAGCTTTGGAAGTAGCACAAGCTGGAAATGATTTAATAGCTTATCAAATCGATGAAACAAGAAAGCTAAGAAAAGTAATGATGGATCAAAGCAATATGATGACAAATTATATGGCTTCTCAAAATAATAAAGAAATGATGAATAAAGCAGCTTCGGAAAAGCTCCGTGCAGGTAAAAATGACTGGGAAGATAAGAGCAAACCAAACATTTATAAAAAATTCTAA